One genomic window of Monodelphis domestica isolate mMonDom1 chromosome 1, mMonDom1.pri, whole genome shotgun sequence includes the following:
- the FOXI2 gene encoding forkhead box protein I2 yields MQVAGQPSTSQQHPPSAQELLDLAVYGEHLSLYQPGLPQHGPPRAPAAPPTVLGLSDYGGAGANPYLWLNGSGLSTPSYLPSYGGPGQRGFLPASSGFGAAAAAELTWLSLSSQQDLLKIMRPPYSYSALIAMAIESAPYKKLTLSQIYQYVEGTFPFYKKSKAGWQNSIRHNLSLNDCFKKVPRDEDDPGKGNYWTLDPNCEKMFDHGNFRRRRKRRGEPNGTGTPGALCKSEDSSSGTLKKPSENIVESTPSELLSPPNSGTESKPPLPPMEPSPYFSSFASTMGAPANDCGAFPRHLTGIGGGPVGDLALGRQGSSGFSSYSPCSSMVHGVEPGPQAQTQPTNSHGTGFHNFCVNNLIYNREGTEV; encoded by the exons ATGCAAGTTGCGGGGCAGCCGTCAACTAGCCAGCAGCACCCCCCCAGCGCCCAGGAGCTGCTCGATCTGGCTGTCTACGGGGAGCACCTGAGCCTCTACCAGCCGGGGCTCCCCCAGCACGGCCCGCCCAGAGCCCCCGCGGCGCCCCCCACCGTCTTGGGGCTGTCCGACTACGGCGGAGCGGGGGCCAACCCTTATCTGTGGCTCAATGGGTCGGGCCTCAGCACGCCCTCGTACCTGCCCAGCTACGGCGGCCCCGGCCAGCGCGGCTTCCTGCCCGCCTCGTCCGGCTTTGGGGCAGCGGCGGCGGCCGAGCTCACCTGGTTGTCGCTGTCCAGCCAGCAGGATCTCCTGAAGATCATGCGGCCGCCTTACTCGTACTCGGCGCTCATCGCCATGGCCATCGAGAGCGCCCCCTACAAGAAGCTCACTCTGAGCCAGATCTATCAGTACGTGGAGGGCACCTTCCCCTTCTACAAGAAGAGCAAGGCCGGCTGGCAGAACTCCATCCGCCACAACCTGTCCCTCAACGACTGCTTCAAGAAGGTGCCCCGGGACGAAGACGACCCAG GGAAAGGAAATTACTGGACCTTGGACCCCAACTGTGAGAAAATGTTTGATCATGGGAACTTCCGGAGAAGGAGGAAACGGCGGGGGGAACCCAATGGGACAGGGACACCAGGAGCTCTCTGTAAGTCTGAAGACAGTAGCTCTGGGACCCTCAAAAAGCCATCAGAGAACATCGTTGAGTCAACTCCCTCCGAGCTACTTAGCCCACCCAACTCTGGGACCGAGTCCAAGCCTCCCCTACCACCTATGGAGCCCAGCCCATATTTCTCCAGCTTTGCTTCCACCATGGGAGCCCCCGCTAATGACTGTGGAGCCTTCCCCAGACACCTCACAGGAATAGGAGGTGGCCCAGTGGGAGACTTAGCTCTGGGAAGACAAGGGAGCTCTGGCTTCAGCTCCTACTCACCTTGCTCCAGTATGGTGCATGGTGTAGAACCTGGCCCTCAGGCTCAGACCCAACCCACAAATAGTCATGGCACTGGCTTTCATAATTTCTGTGTCAACAACTTGATCTATAACAGAGAAGGGACTGAGGTTTAA